One Corvus moneduloides isolate bCorMon1 chromosome Z, bCorMon1.pri, whole genome shotgun sequence genomic window carries:
- the NFIL3 gene encoding nuclear factor interleukin-3-regulated protein translates to MQLRKMQTLKKEHGPVDTSSSVDKIMVLKSTLAEVSEELSTNEDILLTEASSGKSKSSACRRKREFIPDEKKDAMYWEKRRKNNEAAKRSREKRRLNDLVLENKLIALGEENATLKAELLSLKLKFGLISSAAYAQEIQKLSSSTTVYFQDYQSSKSNINSFVDEHEPSIVGSSCISVIKHSPQSSMSDVSETSAVEHTQPSRIQSNCRSPENKFQIIKQEPMELEREPRDDRGSYKASIYPNYMGATFNVYSHSPPLLQVNRSSSNSPRTSETDDGVVGKSSDGEDEQQVPKGPIHSPVEHKNVHATVKVPEVNSSALPHKLRIKAKAMQVKVEAMDNDYDATQKLLSPIDMSSKRHFELEKHGAQNLVHSSHTPFSVQVTNIQDWSLKPELWHQKELNVKIQSGCKTGVVEIKDNIYNVSESENLYLKQGIANLSAEVASLKRLITTQISASDSG, encoded by the coding sequence ATGCAGCTGAGAAAAATGCAGACCCTTAAAAAGGAGCATGGACCTGTTGACACAAGCAGCAGCGTGGACAAAATCATGGTACTTAAGTCGACCTTAGCAGAAGTATCTGAAGAATTGTCTACAAATGAAGATATACTTCTTACTGAAGCAAGTAGTGGAAAGAGCAAATCTTCAGCTTGCCGGAGAAAGCGAGAATTCATTccagatgaaaagaaagatgCTATGTATTGGGAGAAAAGGCggaaaaataatgaagctgCCAAAAGATCTCGTGAAAAGCGACGACTGAATGACCTTGTCTTAGAGAACAAACTAATTGCACTGGGAGAAGAGAATGCCACTTtgaaggcagagctgctttcGTTGAAGTTAAAGTTTGGTTTAATTAGTTCTGCAGCCTATGCCCAAGAGATACAGAAACTCAGTAGCTCAACAACTGTGTATTTTCAAGATTATCAGAGTTCCAAATCAAATATTAACTCATTTGTAGATGAACATGAACCATCTATAGTTGGTAGCAGTTGTATTTCTGTCATTAAACATTCTCCTCAAAGCTCAATGTCTGATGTATCTGAAACATCAGCTGTAGAGCATACCCAACCAAGTCGTATACAAAGCAACTGTAGAAGTCCCGAAAATAAGTTCCAGATTATAAAGCAGGAGCCCATGGAATTAGAGAGAGAGCCAAGAGATGACAGAGGTTCATATAAAGCATCCATATATCCAAACTACATGGGAGCTACCTTTAATGTGTACTCACATTCTCCTCCTCTCTTGCAAGTTAATAGGTCCTCCAGTAATTCCCCAAGAACATCAGAAACTGATGATGGTGTAGTTGGAAAGTCATCTGATGGAGAAGACGAACAGCAGGTTCCTAAGGGTCCAATTCATTCTCCAGTTGAGCATAAAAATGTTCATGCAACAGTTAAAGTTCCAGAAGTGAATTCCTCAGCTTTGCCTCACAAACTTCGAATCAAAGCCAAAGCCATGCAAGTTAAAGTGGAAGCAATGGATAATGACTATGATGCAACGCAGAAGTTGTTGTCACCCATTGACATGTCCTCAAAAAGACATTTTGAGCTTGAAAAACATGGTGCGCAAAACTTGGTGCATTCTTCTCACACTCCTTTCTCGGTTCAAGTGACTAATATCCAAGACTGGTCACTTAAACCAGAACTCTGGCATCAGAAGGAGCTCAACGTTAAAATTCAGAGCGGTTGCAAAACTGGAGTTGTTGAAATAAAAGACAATATCTACAATGTCTCTGAGTCAGAGAACCTCTATTTGAAGCAGGGCATAGCAAACTTATCTGCAGAGGTTGCTTCACTTAAAAGACTTATAACTACACAAATCTCTGCATCAGACTCTGGTTAA